A region from the Leptospirillum ferriphilum ML-04 genome encodes:
- a CDS encoding P-II family nitrogen regulator: MDGLKLYTVKKVEIVVGGEHLKFVKTLLDDVRVSGYTIIPNVSGKGHSGFHEGHLMFNDVNTLVMVITVVPETWVETILAGLAPLFERYSGVVFVSDVQVSRREYFGEDAKRTL, from the coding sequence ATGGATGGTTTAAAGCTTTATACGGTCAAAAAAGTCGAAATCGTCGTCGGCGGCGAACACCTGAAGTTCGTCAAGACTCTACTCGATGACGTCCGGGTCTCGGGCTACACGATCATTCCGAACGTTTCCGGGAAAGGGCATAGCGGTTTTCACGAGGGACATCTGATGTTCAACGACGTGAACACGCTTGTCATGGTCATCACCGTGGTTCCGGAGACATGGGTGGAAACGATTCTGGCCGGACTCGCGCCTTTGTTTGAACGGTATTCCGGTGTGGTGTTCGTTTCCGACGTGCAGGTCAGCCGCCGGGAATACTTTGGGGAAGACGCCAAAAGAACGCTTTGA
- a CDS encoding transglycosylase domain-containing protein, translating into MGILTGLLATILVFFSIWRLDHHIDSRLALLESPGTPLYSDTYLVSPGEKIPLWLLHTWYAPSEEGPARFPWKKHTLVLRGLPGPDPVPKASGAFNATSYYRLVFDHRNQTLLGIFPEGVSPDGPPPSLPGLWLPPVFMGTLVQTVVGDFRPVALGETSKKLRTTILTSEDRRFYDHPAIDFEGILRAAWADLRSKSFREGGSTISQQVVKNLFLSPRKTFSRKIMEAIYAWRLTRLRTPDEILSLYLNHLDFGSGAHSRIIGIEAASERFFGHPAKTLNFRESALLAAVLRAPSRNNPFRDPDQARTVRNRILTSLYQAGKLSSRQYARDRRSSLGLSSLAYRTSRPGPYFSDWIAHEIRNHPVRDKNGSSFVFTTLDPYLAHRSEKIVTEELLRLARTWRLSFRPHDGEGLQAAVIDMDPRTGSVKTLIGGSDYGPSPFNRAIFAKRQVASLFKIVASIVALTPSGGQKPPYTLATPLSNAPIRLRAGGRIWKPKNAEKVLEDQVLFQDAFVHSMNIPFLHLSETLSPQEVVDTARMLGLETPPAARLPLSWPLGVLPQTPMAMARVFSIVANGGRDVQPEGLPDPGRKPGRRLLDPGVDYLLNHLLRLTVREGTGAPLQFWTGPQTFWGGKTGTSNRGRDTWFVAVSPQNVLVVWIGFDDNTPTRRTGSQMAVPLAGAILRNLPPPPPPGPPPPGIETKTVDARSGLLALASCSPDLKVIPFLSRTAPPAETCLSPSPPSIFERIGHFFGNLF; encoded by the coding sequence ATGGGCATTCTGACCGGACTTCTCGCCACCATCCTCGTTTTCTTTTCCATCTGGCGACTGGATCACCATATCGACTCCAGACTCGCGCTTCTGGAATCCCCCGGGACCCCCCTCTACTCCGACACCTATCTGGTGTCACCCGGAGAAAAAATTCCTCTCTGGCTGCTCCATACGTGGTATGCCCCTTCCGAAGAAGGTCCGGCTCGCTTTCCCTGGAAAAAACACACCCTCGTTCTGCGTGGCCTCCCGGGACCAGACCCCGTTCCGAAGGCGTCCGGGGCATTCAACGCCACATCCTACTACCGGCTGGTCTTCGATCACCGGAACCAGACGCTCCTGGGAATTTTTCCGGAAGGGGTTTCTCCGGATGGCCCTCCTCCTTCTCTGCCGGGATTGTGGCTGCCGCCGGTCTTCATGGGAACCCTCGTCCAGACGGTCGTCGGAGACTTTCGGCCGGTGGCTCTGGGAGAGACGTCCAAAAAGCTCCGAACGACCATCCTGACATCCGAGGACCGGCGATTCTACGATCATCCGGCGATCGATTTCGAAGGCATCCTTCGGGCAGCCTGGGCAGATCTTCGATCGAAATCCTTCCGGGAGGGAGGGAGCACGATCAGCCAGCAGGTTGTCAAAAACCTGTTTTTGTCACCCCGAAAAACATTTTCCAGAAAAATCATGGAGGCGATCTACGCCTGGAGACTGACACGCCTTCGAACGCCGGATGAGATTCTCTCCCTGTACCTGAACCATCTGGACTTCGGCTCCGGAGCCCATTCACGGATCATCGGAATCGAAGCCGCTTCGGAGCGATTTTTCGGCCATCCGGCAAAAACGCTCAACTTTCGGGAATCAGCCCTTCTGGCCGCCGTTCTCCGCGCACCTTCCCGGAACAATCCCTTCCGGGATCCGGATCAGGCCCGGACAGTCCGAAACCGGATCCTGACCAGCCTCTATCAGGCCGGAAAACTGTCGTCCCGCCAGTATGCCCGGGACCGGCGATCTTCTCTCGGTCTCTCTTCCCTTGCTTACAGAACCTCCCGTCCAGGTCCCTATTTCTCTGACTGGATCGCCCATGAAATCCGAAATCATCCGGTCAGGGACAAAAACGGGTCCTCCTTCGTCTTTACCACTCTGGATCCCTACCTCGCCCACAGAAGCGAAAAGATCGTCACCGAGGAACTCCTGAGACTTGCACGGACGTGGAGACTCTCCTTCCGGCCGCATGACGGGGAAGGCCTTCAGGCAGCGGTGATCGATATGGATCCCCGCACGGGATCGGTCAAAACGCTGATCGGGGGTTCAGATTATGGTCCCTCCCCCTTTAACCGGGCCATTTTCGCAAAACGCCAGGTCGCCTCCCTCTTCAAGATTGTGGCGTCCATCGTCGCCCTCACGCCAAGTGGCGGGCAAAAGCCTCCATACACGCTTGCCACCCCTCTCTCCAACGCGCCGATCCGCCTGCGGGCCGGAGGACGGATCTGGAAGCCGAAAAACGCCGAAAAAGTTCTGGAAGACCAGGTTCTCTTCCAGGACGCGTTTGTCCATTCCATGAACATCCCCTTTCTCCATCTCTCGGAAACACTTTCCCCGCAGGAAGTGGTGGACACGGCTCGCATGCTCGGACTCGAAACACCACCGGCGGCCCGTCTCCCGCTTTCCTGGCCCCTCGGTGTTCTCCCGCAAACGCCGATGGCGATGGCCCGGGTGTTTTCCATCGTCGCGAACGGGGGAAGAGATGTGCAGCCCGAAGGGCTTCCGGACCCCGGGCGGAAACCAGGACGGCGGCTTTTGGATCCTGGCGTCGATTATCTCCTGAATCACCTTTTGCGACTGACAGTCCGGGAGGGAACCGGGGCACCGCTCCAGTTCTGGACAGGGCCCCAAACGTTCTGGGGAGGAAAAACCGGAACATCCAACCGGGGGAGAGACACCTGGTTTGTGGCAGTCTCCCCGCAAAACGTCCTGGTCGTCTGGATCGGGTTCGACGACAATACCCCAACCCGCCGGACGGGATCCCAGATGGCAGTCCCCCTTGCCGGAGCCATCCTGAGGAACTTGCCTCCCCCCCCTCCTCCCGGCCCGCCTCCCCCGGGAATAGAGACAAAAACGGTGGATGCCCGAAGCGGGCTTCTGGCACTGGCTTCCTGCTCTCCCGACCTGAAGGTCATCCCATTTCTGTCCAGAACGGCCCCTCCGGCCGAAACTTGCCTTTCTCCCTCACCGCCCTCGATCTTTGAGAGAATCGGGCATTTTTTCGGGAACCTTTTCTAA
- the bamE gene encoding outer membrane protein assembly factor BamE domain-containing protein, with amino-acid sequence MTPVRLCRPARGMIVVIRTLWFCFFLIVFAGTNSGCTRQEGTAVSSSSLTQVHEGVSTMADVRHWLGKPDEVRTLLGNQTWIYRHTVRKGWFSLRMKEREVRILFSHAGIVRKITVHETQDSQLF; translated from the coding sequence ATGACTCCCGTCCGTCTTTGCCGTCCTGCCAGAGGGATGATTGTTGTGATCCGAACCCTCTGGTTCTGTTTTTTCTTGATCGTTTTCGCCGGAACGAATTCCGGATGCACGCGGCAGGAAGGAACAGCTGTCTCTTCATCCTCTCTCACGCAGGTTCACGAAGGCGTCAGTACGATGGCCGACGTCCGCCACTGGCTGGGGAAGCCGGACGAAGTCCGGACGCTCCTCGGAAACCAGACATGGATTTACCGGCATACCGTTCGCAAAGGGTGGTTTTCCCTGCGGATGAAAGAGCGGGAAGTCCGCATCCTGTTTTCCCATGCGGGTATTGTCCGGAAAATCACCGTTCACGAGACGCAAGATTCCCAGCTCTTTTAG
- a CDS encoding tetratricopeptide repeat protein, whose translation MTQGESHARLSRYVLSLTLATLVSGGLLSPESRTYALSGDEALGQLYRNARFWMNRGDLVRATEFWTRILHLRPNDPRALTNLGIVAAQGGDLKKANILLDRLSRSHPGDPGIEKIRSAILLGKLDVKWLLLARKERKEQHFSAAYQDYERYLKGSPPRGGLALEVLQTESAVPDHFRNAVRGLRQLAARHPESHRIRLVLARTLINREDTRREGLELLSVLSRSPLADVSGEARASWRTALIWLHARPVDRKLYKAYLARYPQDIVVRRLLSRIPKSDERGNGFYFLSKNRLLQANKSFQRALLADPSDKEAAWGLAIVLMKQKRFQETAEILSWIRSGQALRPEQSSLFREAVYDEDLVRSRQFLHERDVSEARTILATLIKNRPDRPEAVGLMGESYRRENRADRALNRKAERDPHPFLAVLDRIRPENLDRARSWLWSKRDGDTMTVFSRRVFLSSGSGHFPFLIRLRYVAYKFKIGLFLLVAGAILFLTIRADRVLTETMYRRLTDDKGEEPS comes from the coding sequence GTGACGCAAGGGGAAAGCCATGCCCGCTTGTCCCGCTATGTCCTCTCCTTAACACTTGCGACTCTGGTGTCGGGTGGGCTCCTGTCTCCGGAATCCAGGACATATGCCCTGTCGGGAGACGAAGCCCTTGGGCAACTCTACCGGAACGCGCGTTTCTGGATGAACAGGGGTGATCTCGTCCGGGCGACCGAATTTTGGACGAGGATCCTGCATCTCCGTCCGAACGATCCCCGTGCCCTGACAAATCTAGGTATTGTCGCTGCGCAGGGCGGAGATCTCAAGAAAGCCAATATTCTTCTGGACCGCTTGAGCCGTTCGCATCCGGGGGATCCGGGGATCGAAAAAATCCGGTCCGCGATCCTTCTTGGAAAACTCGATGTAAAATGGCTCCTTCTGGCCCGGAAAGAGAGAAAAGAGCAGCATTTCTCCGCTGCATACCAGGACTACGAGCGCTATCTGAAAGGATCTCCCCCGAGAGGAGGTCTCGCTCTGGAGGTCCTTCAGACGGAATCTGCCGTTCCCGATCACTTTCGGAACGCTGTCCGGGGTCTTCGACAACTGGCGGCCCGCCACCCGGAAAGCCATCGCATCCGTCTTGTTCTCGCCCGCACATTGATTAATCGCGAAGACACCCGCCGGGAAGGACTGGAACTTTTGTCCGTCCTCTCCAGGAGCCCCCTCGCGGACGTTTCGGGCGAAGCCCGCGCGTCCTGGAGGACGGCTCTGATCTGGCTGCACGCGCGTCCTGTCGACAGAAAGCTCTATAAAGCCTATCTGGCCCGGTATCCACAAGATATTGTCGTCCGGCGCCTTCTTTCAAGAATACCGAAAAGCGACGAAAGGGGGAACGGATTTTATTTTCTGTCAAAAAATCGGTTGCTGCAGGCGAACAAAAGCTTTCAGCGCGCCTTGCTCGCCGATCCGTCGGATAAAGAGGCGGCCTGGGGTCTCGCCATTGTCCTTATGAAACAGAAGCGATTTCAGGAGACGGCGGAGATTCTCTCCTGGATTCGCTCCGGACAGGCTCTTCGTCCGGAGCAGTCCTCTCTCTTCCGGGAGGCTGTCTATGACGAAGATCTCGTCCGATCCAGGCAATTTCTTCATGAGAGAGATGTTTCGGAGGCCCGGACCATTCTCGCGACACTGATCAAAAATCGCCCGGACCGTCCGGAAGCGGTTGGCCTGATGGGAGAGAGCTACCGGAGAGAGAATCGGGCGGACCGGGCGTTAAACCGGAAGGCCGAACGGGACCCGCATCCTTTTTTGGCCGTTCTTGACCGAATCCGCCCGGAAAACCTCGATCGGGCCAGGTCCTGGCTCTGGTCAAAGAGGGACGGGGACACGATGACTGTTTTTAGCCGGCGCGTGTTCCTGTCGTCGGGTTCCGGTCATTTTCCCTTCTTGATCCGTCTTCGCTACGTTGCTTATAAATTCAAGATCGGTCTCTTTTTGCTGGTAGCCGGAGCGATTCTTTTCCTGACGATCCGGGCCGACAGAGTCCTGACCGAGACAATGTACCGGCGTCTGACAGACGACAAAGGGGAAGAGCCATCTTGA
- a CDS encoding PQQ-binding-like beta-propeller repeat protein, which produces MGARDGVWRWVTGAGMFVFLCLPVWAHGETSPVGFPGPLPPVQGERHNRSTDASEYLPPETWNEEGGSSTRNPSFLLPKENLLNESGWTQHYTRERLPGEKSGAPENFYAGVVESGGVLWMAGFSGDILAIDARDGRLIWRRHLSSFLPSPPILGPSTVYLAASEPGVTLEHLVWYAKTRTLIRGRGPGLVEALSRKTGNLRWSAAVPGGCYGSPVLLPHTVMVQTGSGHLLFLDRNDGHQVFDLPLDGRSLGLASPVQEDLRVVVAQENPPLYQEVSLSGPRRIWRFGWTGTRDWEHFFIGTPLLAHGIFIGILRRPDPPEDEVMALNPDLGRVLWSRTFPPGDLPPAEDQSLPVESGNVVYVPSGVSRSLMAVEVSTGNLLWTLSLDERPSTGGAVTGNLLLLPLPSGRLLAIDKRSGTLVGEKKVASGLGPHPPVVVGHRVFVAGEDGSISQILLTEWGKKVQLLAFPPAPERPSKEAGLSSVPASSGSPVAEERDFR; this is translated from the coding sequence GTGGGCGCCAGGGACGGGGTTTGGCGATGGGTGACCGGTGCAGGCATGTTTGTCTTCCTGTGCCTGCCCGTTTGGGCGCATGGAGAAACCTCTCCGGTCGGATTCCCCGGCCCTCTTCCTCCGGTGCAGGGGGAACGGCACAATCGGTCGACAGACGCGTCGGAATACCTTCCGCCGGAAACGTGGAACGAAGAAGGGGGAAGCTCCACCCGGAACCCGTCGTTTCTTCTTCCGAAAGAAAATCTCCTGAACGAATCGGGTTGGACACAGCATTATACCCGGGAGCGTCTTCCGGGGGAAAAGAGCGGGGCTCCCGAAAATTTTTACGCGGGTGTGGTGGAGTCCGGCGGAGTTCTCTGGATGGCCGGTTTTTCCGGGGACATCCTCGCGATCGATGCCCGGGACGGGCGACTCATCTGGAGACGTCATCTGTCCTCCTTTCTCCCTTCTCCTCCGATTTTGGGGCCTTCCACCGTCTATCTCGCCGCTTCGGAACCGGGTGTCACCCTCGAACATCTGGTCTGGTATGCGAAGACGCGCACCCTGATTCGCGGTCGAGGGCCGGGTCTGGTCGAAGCCCTCTCCCGGAAAACGGGCAATCTCCGATGGAGTGCGGCTGTTCCGGGTGGCTGTTATGGAAGTCCGGTACTTCTTCCGCATACGGTCATGGTGCAGACCGGATCCGGTCATCTTCTCTTCCTTGATCGAAATGACGGACACCAGGTGTTCGATCTGCCTCTGGACGGGCGTTCTCTGGGATTGGCCTCCCCCGTTCAGGAGGATCTCAGGGTCGTCGTGGCGCAGGAAAATCCCCCCCTCTATCAGGAAGTGAGCCTCTCCGGTCCCCGGCGAATCTGGAGGTTCGGCTGGACGGGGACACGGGACTGGGAGCATTTTTTTATCGGAACTCCTCTCCTTGCCCACGGAATTTTTATCGGTATCCTTCGTCGACCGGACCCGCCCGAGGACGAAGTCATGGCCCTCAATCCGGATCTCGGCCGGGTGCTGTGGTCCCGGACGTTCCCGCCCGGGGATCTTCCTCCGGCCGAAGACCAGTCTCTGCCGGTGGAATCCGGGAATGTGGTGTACGTGCCTTCGGGGGTCTCCCGGTCCCTGATGGCCGTTGAAGTGAGTACCGGCAATCTTCTCTGGACCCTGTCGCTGGATGAAAGGCCCTCGACCGGAGGGGCCGTGACGGGAAATCTTCTCTTGCTGCCTCTGCCTTCCGGCAGGCTTCTGGCCATCGACAAAAGATCCGGCACCCTTGTCGGGGAGAAAAAAGTGGCGTCCGGTCTGGGGCCTCATCCGCCGGTCGTCGTCGGTCATCGGGTCTTTGTGGCGGGGGAGGACGGCTCGATCTCGCAAATTCTCCTGACAGAGTGGGGGAAAAAGGTCCAGCTTTTGGCATTTCCCCCGGCTCCGGAAAGACCCTCCAAAGAGGCAGGGCTTTCCTCTGTCCCTGCGTCATCCGGTTCTCCGGTTGCAGAAGAAAGGGATTTCAGATGA
- a CDS encoding MFS transporter: protein MLKRLSTLSSPMGFVLSALFVNGIAGGFVWPYFPIFLSGAGLSKSQVGLVLGVSNILVFLVRLPLGRWLDHSHGHRFDLPLTAILLAFPALLFVLPHTRSPAALILLVLALGLARLPFLPLGLARLKRQSDLEKKQFSPLLFVGAHHFFLGILGLLAGAIIVSFGTGKTFAVLWLVVLLSMTPLLLPASPENKEDNLPPAPPRLLPNTEEILILLSFFFFHLVNAPLLPFTELYMKTHTHHAGWIPWIAAIAEVVMVITAFSVSRLTSVASARIALVIASGALALRMALYGFSPSAAGILGISVLDGVSSGLFWMASLKWMAERSGKSNTFNQMSGYVDLTVMTAGALGTILFGWVDGRIGFATSSMELLGLNILAPAFLLLAGKRSWAPRRKKDTPVSS from the coding sequence ATGCTGAAACGCCTGTCTACGCTGTCCTCTCCGATGGGGTTTGTCCTCTCTGCGCTTTTCGTCAATGGCATTGCGGGCGGATTCGTCTGGCCCTATTTCCCGATTTTTCTTTCCGGGGCAGGGTTGTCCAAAAGCCAGGTCGGTCTGGTCCTCGGGGTTTCCAATATTCTCGTTTTTCTGGTGCGACTCCCTCTCGGGCGATGGCTCGACCACAGCCACGGACACCGTTTTGACCTTCCCTTGACAGCCATTCTGCTCGCTTTCCCGGCCCTTCTCTTTGTTCTTCCCCACACCCGTTCACCCGCTGCCCTGATCCTGCTCGTCCTTGCCCTCGGACTGGCACGACTCCCCTTCCTGCCACTCGGACTGGCGAGACTCAAAAGACAGTCCGATCTCGAAAAAAAACAGTTTTCCCCCCTTCTTTTTGTGGGGGCGCATCATTTCTTTCTCGGCATTCTGGGTCTCCTGGCGGGAGCAATCATCGTCTCCTTCGGGACGGGAAAGACGTTTGCCGTCCTCTGGCTGGTGGTCCTTCTCTCCATGACCCCCCTTCTTCTGCCGGCATCACCGGAAAACAAAGAAGACAATCTTCCCCCTGCCCCGCCACGGCTCCTGCCGAATACAGAGGAAATCCTCATTCTTTTGTCTTTCTTCTTCTTTCATCTGGTCAACGCCCCGCTCTTGCCGTTTACCGAACTCTACATGAAGACCCATACCCATCACGCCGGATGGATTCCCTGGATTGCCGCCATCGCGGAGGTGGTCATGGTCATCACGGCGTTTTCCGTGTCGCGCCTCACCAGCGTCGCTTCGGCACGGATCGCCCTGGTGATCGCATCCGGAGCCCTTGCTCTTCGCATGGCGCTCTATGGATTTTCGCCTTCCGCAGCCGGCATTCTGGGAATCTCTGTTCTGGACGGCGTCTCATCGGGACTGTTCTGGATGGCGTCCCTGAAATGGATGGCCGAACGCTCTGGAAAGAGCAACACCTTCAACCAGATGTCGGGCTATGTGGACTTGACGGTGATGACAGCCGGCGCGCTGGGAACCATTCTGTTCGGATGGGTGGACGGGAGGATCGGGTTTGCGACGTCGTCGATGGAGCTTCTGGGATTAAATATCCTGGCGCCGGCGTTTCTTCTCCTCGCCGGGAAAAGAAGCTGGGCTCCGCGCAGGAAAAAAGACACCCCGGTCTCGTCCTGA
- the bcsZ gene encoding cellulose synthase complex periplasmic endoglucanase BcsZ — translation MKPMILGVMIVWFFVWGSGLSRASEFHAVWEHYRACCIQSDGRVIDRGRQSVTTSEGEAYALFFALVDNDPLLYSRLLRWTRDNLSRGDLSAHLPAWLWGERKNGQWGVLDQNSATDADLWISFDLMEAGRLWHRSEYLRLGERLAFLISLRDFANLPGFGAFPLGGERGFHPAGTVWRTNPSYFPPFLLRFMEHRFGGRPWSGLPGRFLAFVKSVSSCGFVPDWVTYDTGKGWQPDPVTGPLGSYDAIRVYLWAGMTSVRDPQEQLLLKRLQGWSRKGRSSPTLFVNTKTCSAYGKPPPGFRAAYLPFLRRENVSSFREEFRRMLSRDPMKNDPGYYDTNLYLFGTGFLEKRFSFDERGRLHVRW, via the coding sequence ATGAAACCAATGATACTGGGGGTGATGATCGTCTGGTTTTTTGTCTGGGGATCCGGTCTTTCCCGGGCGAGTGAATTCCATGCGGTCTGGGAACATTATCGCGCGTGCTGCATCCAGTCCGACGGACGGGTGATTGACCGGGGTCGGCAGAGCGTCACGACCAGCGAGGGAGAAGCGTACGCTCTCTTTTTTGCTCTTGTCGACAACGATCCGCTCCTCTATTCCCGACTTCTTCGCTGGACCAGGGATAACCTGTCCCGCGGAGATCTGTCCGCCCATCTTCCGGCATGGCTCTGGGGGGAGAGAAAGAATGGACAATGGGGCGTTCTCGATCAAAATTCGGCCACAGATGCGGACCTCTGGATCTCCTTCGATCTGATGGAAGCGGGAAGACTCTGGCATCGGTCGGAGTATCTCCGGCTGGGAGAGCGTCTGGCGTTTTTGATCTCCCTCCGGGATTTTGCAAATCTTCCGGGATTCGGGGCTTTCCCGTTGGGGGGAGAACGGGGTTTTCATCCGGCCGGGACGGTCTGGAGGACAAATCCCAGTTATTTCCCTCCGTTTCTGTTGCGTTTTATGGAGCACCGTTTTGGGGGGAGGCCATGGAGCGGGCTTCCCGGGCGTTTTCTGGCGTTTGTGAAGTCCGTCAGTTCTTGCGGATTTGTTCCGGACTGGGTCACGTATGACACAGGAAAAGGATGGCAACCCGATCCGGTAACCGGTCCCCTGGGGTCGTATGATGCCATCCGCGTTTATCTGTGGGCGGGGATGACGTCTGTCCGGGACCCGCAGGAACAGTTGCTTCTGAAAAGGCTTCAGGGATGGTCACGCAAAGGACGATCTTCTCCGACTCTCTTTGTGAATACGAAAACCTGCTCCGCCTATGGAAAGCCCCCTCCAGGATTCAGGGCGGCCTACCTCCCTTTTCTGCGACGCGAGAACGTGTCTTCTTTCCGGGAAGAATTCCGTCGGATGCTTTCCCGTGATCCGATGAAAAACGATCCCGGCTATTACGATACCAACTTGTATCTGTTCGGAACGGGTTTTCTCGAAAAAAGGTTTTCCTTTGATGAAAGGGGCCGACTACATGTGCGATGGTAA